The genomic stretch TGCTGTCAGTGTTATGATAACCCAAGGCTTTGTTCGCAGAGCTGCCGCTGTAGAGTTGAGATTGTGTAGGCCGAAGCTACATTGTAGTGCAGTTTGTTTACAAATTAAACATACCTGCGTGTTGTCACCCGGTTCATGTTTTGGACCAGCAAGCTGGCTAGAGCCATTCTTTACGGGTGAACCGACCCGACCAACCACTAACCCGAAGTCACCACGTGAAAACATGTAATACGGTCTCTAAGAAAGTACTCATCGGCAGAGGTTGGCGTAAGAAATTGAATGGAAAATAAATGGTTTTAGTAACATGAATCTTAGGCTGTAACTTGGAGCTAACTGTATCCTACGTGTAACGCGATGCTAGATGCTATCTAATTGAATGAAACGCATGTGTTTCTAACTGCGTCTTTTCATACCGTGTGTAGATATTTAGTTATATCGTTATTGTGATCATAGTAGTAGGCAAGTGTCGAGGAATGATAAAGGAACATGACTGTTTAACTGGCTAAACCAGACGATACATTTTATTTAGGGATATAACTCAAGGTGTATACATATATAGTGATCGTGTAAGATTAATTAAATCAGGagtgaagaaagaaaagataCCCATTGATTGTGAAGGCTTATAATTGTATGTATGTTACAGGCAAACATGCCCGGTGAAGCCACAGAAACTGTCCCAGTGACGGAGCAGGAACTGCAGCAGCCACAAGTGGAGACGGGTTCGTAATGTTCTGAGTCACGCATGATCCTACTAAACCCTCTGGCTAATAACGTGGTCCTGGAACTCAGAATCTATTCAGTGCTGTTAGGCTACTACTGATATTTAAACTGAAACACAAACCAGTTAAGGCAGGTTGTGGCCCATTGAAGTTGAGCAACACCTGTCccagacactttttttctgcTTCTGTTTGTCTACTCAGCTGTCACATCAGTCAAGAAAGTTTTAGTTGGTTGTCGTAGTTTGAGAGGTCTTATTCTATGAGTAGGATTCCCGATCCAGGACCACTTAAACACACATTGCTTGCACTGAATGAGATTACACTTGTAATTGGGTGATTAGGTGTACAGGATTTCTCTGTGCATGAAACTTGATGCATATTGCTGCATGAGTAGTGACGGAATGAaacttacttactttacttgTACCCCTTCAAAACATTAATATTTTGTTAATCATTCTTTTAAGTCATCCTCACTTCATGGATTTTCCATTCATCATTTATTTCACATGGGATGTTATATTTTGTATAACGTTAATAAGGTGAAGTTGATTTATTTTCTCAAATGAATAACTAAGCGTAtacaatttattttttctttgtgCTACATTCACCTTTGATAATGTTACAATaaatattcctctttttttttaaagcaaagtTCACACATAGCCAAAACTTAAAATGGTTAATAAGGTtaatacattttgtgagactGTAGATGTTAATTTCCATCCAGCCTTTGACATGCAAAGCTTTTCAAGTGTCAGTAAGGCATCACATGAGCTTCCAAAGGATACATAGACAAAAGCGTATAGACGGCACTGAAACGGAATGCCTCTGCGGTTACACTGGTTATATACGGATACCTTGCTGGAATTTTCTGTCCATATTGTGAAGAATTATATCGAAGAAGAGTGGATTTCTTTTGAAGACTTTTGAAAGACTGCAAGCAATGAATGTTTTTAATAGAGACCACTGTACCTTTACTGTTCAATCTGATGCCATGGAACCAAATACAGAGACACTAATGaagagatgaagatgaagatgaagaatcAAGATGACCAGTAACCCATGGAAACCTTTATAACGATGGTTTTGGCTGGAAGAAATGGTCAACGTGTTTGCATAGATATTAATTTGGAAGCTCATGTATACTGTAGATAAGCTATTATAACGGAACCTTGTAAAAGTACTATTATTTGCTTGTGCTTGGGCTGGTTggaaaatcactttttaaaaactaaGTAAAAGACTAAACCTTGTAAAGAGTAAAAGACTAAACCCAGTTAAGAGTAAAAGACTAAACCCAGTAAAGTTGAAGCTTACATCCACTCGTCCCGTCCACTCGTTATCCTGACTCCGCCTCCACTCTGTGTTTCCCACTTCATTAGAATAAGACTACCCtagtttttaaaccatttcaCGCACCGCAAGGTGTTCTTTCAAACTGTCTGGGTGTGAAGATCCTCACGTATTCTGAATGTGAGCACTGCATGGAGATACTGGGAAAAGGGCACACTTAATACGTTCTGTTGTCGAACACACAATAACACTATCAGAAGTCACAGTTTTCCACAAGAGCGTTAATATTCTTGAAAGATGTGTTGTCCAGTTGGTTTCCAAGCTGGTTGCCATTTTGTGTCAAAGTGATCAAAGTGAGATGGCGTTAGAGTTCCTGATCTTGGTAAACATGAGTCTTCTACCTGCATCTTTAAGGAACATGCGTCTTTACACTTCATGATCACATGGCACGAAATCTCCCCCTCTTGCACATTTGTCAGCTTTTGCTGATCCTCTCGCTGTGACTACCTTTCCCCCTACTATTCCTGCTGTTCCTGctcttcctgctcttcctcctctccttcctctcagcTTCGGGGGTGTTGAGCGCCACCATCTCCCCTGAGGCGGCTGTGCCTGAAATTACCAAGACCGTGTCGCTGGAAGCTTCTATTGGGGCTTCGGAAGCCACAGCGGTGGCGGACCAACCTGCGGAAAGCCCCGCGGCTCCAGCCGAAGTTGCGCAAGGTCAGGAGAATGGCGACGTTCTGGCTGAACAAGTGCCTGAAGCTTCTGTGACTTCTGAGGAACAGCCACCTTCTGATGTGACGCTTGAACAAGCCACAGAAGACACTGCCACCGTGCCAGCTGCCGCCACAGAAGAAACTGCCACCTTGCCGGCTGCCTCCACAGAAGAAACTGCCACTGTGCCAGCTGCCTCcgcagaagtgtgtgtttctagTGATGTGCCTGCTCAAGATTCTGAAGTGGTCACCGCGGAGGATTCTATTGCCAAGGAAGAAGTGCCCGCCACGGAAGTGTTGATGGAGGCTACAGAAGAACTGAAGGAGGCTGCCGAAGATTCCGCCACTGAAGTGCCGATGGAAACTGCGCAAGACCAAGACTCTCCCAAAGATCTCTCGGTCCAAGAAGCCACTGAACCTGACTCTGCACCAGTTGCTGAAGAACCTGATTCTGTACCAGTTGCTGAAGAACCTGCTGAAGTTGATGGACCTGCGGTGAGTGAAGTTGATGGACCTGCTCCCGGACCTGCAGTGAGTGAAGTTGATGGACCTGCTCCCGGACCTGCAGTGAGTGAAGTTGATGGACCTGCTCCCGGACCTGCAGTGAGTGAAGTTGATGGACCTGCTCCCGGACCTGCGGATAGTGAGACTTTGTCTGAGAACTTTAAAGCTGTGAGTTTAGATCCTACTGCTGAAGCAGACTTAACAAAATTGGAACAGCCACCAACGGTTACCATCGACATAGCAACTCAAAATGGAACTCCTTTGGAGAAGGCAGAACCGGTTACCATCTTCTCTCAGGCGGTCCAGGCCAAGGCGGAGCCTAATTGCGCTGGCCCCTCCCTCCGTTCACGGCACCTGTCAGGTGGGTGATTTTGTGTGAAGTCTGAAGCTGCTGCTTCATTTCAAAAGCAGCTGCCTCTGTCTCTTGCGTGTCCTCTGCAAAATTCGTTAATATTGTCACGACACTCAAGTGTTCGCTCTCGTCACATGGAAACGGTATAGATATTGTCATGGAAACGGTATAGATATTGTCTTCTTGCGGCTGGGAATAACTAGCATTTACAGGGACAATTTGATTTGAACAGAAATGCCGTCGGTCGGTCAGTTGCGTCTTAACGTTTAACCTCAAATGACGAAGCAGGCCAGTTTTAAAGGCCCTACTATAACTTTTAATGATCCTGTAGTCTATGCTTGTCTATTTGTTGCTCTGTATACCTCAGGCTTTGCAGTGTTGTAGACTGGAGTATTAGGCTTTTGTTCCATTGTACTAATTAATGGGTGTCTAACCTTGTGTGTTAGTGGGCATAACCAAAGCTTTACAGTTGCTGTTGAGATAGATGGTCATATAAAGTGTCATGCTGCTTGCAAGGAAGTAGTccgcttcacacacactttaatttgTAAAGCTCACTTTTAATTCGCCTGTAGAAGCACTCCTAAAATGGGtgcccttgcccccccccccccccagtccgtAAGTCTTGATTTACTTGCTGTCATGGTCCAAGTTGATGTGCCAAATTCAattgtttttttgctgtttaaTTTTAACTTAAAACTAAGTTaggcttgggtgtgtgtgtgtgtgtgtgtgtgtgccatgattTGGCTTTGTCCAAGTCATAGTCTGGTGAACGTGTGTGCTTTTAACAGTTTTGGTGTTCCCTCCTCTTAACAAGATTTTACATGTGAGGCATGAGTGCTACTCTGCATCTCTCGCTGTTGAGCCGGCAGGTTTGTGAtgaacacaaaaatacacttttaacaCGTTTGCATTCGATCGCCCCCTGGCCCTCCGCAACCCCGTCTAAACATGCATGGTTTGGAATTTGCTACCATGCAGTTAAgagaaaacaatgtttccaACTTAAGTTTATTTATTCTCTTCAGCCACAccctctgctcctgctgcagctgctgcagctcctgccAAGCCCAAAGAGGGCAAGGCAGGACACAAGTCCTCCTCCCCGCGCTCCACTGCCCCTAAAGCTGTCCCTTCTGGCAGAAGGAAACGCTCCTCACTGtctgcttcctcttcctcccctacCTCTCCCAAATCTTCCTCTGGTACCCGCGGCACCCCTATTTCCCCCTTGGCCTCTCCCCTGGCCTCCCCACCAGTTGGCTCTCCAGGGTCAAGTCATGGAGACATGGCCGCACCCAAAGTGGTCAAGGCCAAACAGGTGAAGCCTAAGAAGACGGAGGCCTTTAAGCATGTTATGTCGGAAGTCCCAGCTGCTGCACCAGCAGTTTGTGTTACTGCCCCTCAGCCCCCCATTTTGTCTGCTCCAGTTGAGTGCAAAGTGACTGAGGTTGAAGCCAAACCATTAGTAGTTGAGCCCATGCCTGTAGAAGTTAAACCCAAAGTAGTTGAGGCTATGCCTGTAGAAGTTAAGCCCAAAGTAGTTGAGGCTCTTCCAGTAGAAGTTAAGCCCAAAGTAGTTGAGGCTATGCCTGTGGAAGTTAAGCCCAAAGTGGTTGAGGCTCTTCCAGTAGAAGTTAAGCCCAAAGTGGTTGAGGCTCTTCCAGTAGAAGTTAAGCCCAAAGTGGTTGAGGCTCTTCCAGTAGAAGTTAAGCCCAAAGTGGTTGAGGCTCTTCCAGTAGAAGTTAAGCCCAAAGTGGTTGAGGCTCTTCCAGTAGAAGTTAAGCCCAAAGTAGTTGAGGCCATGCCTGTAGAAGTCAAGCCCAAAGTGGTTGAGGCTCTTCCAGTAGAAGTTAAACCGGTAGTGGTTGAGGCTCTTCCAGTAGAAGTTAAGCCCAAAGTGGTTGAGGCTCTTCCAGTAGAAGTTAAACCGGTAGTGGTTGAGGCACTTCCAGTAGAAGTTAAACCGGTAGTGGTTGAGGCACTTCCAGTAGAAGTTAAGCCCAAAGTGGTTGAGGCTATTCCAGTAGAAGTTAAGCCCAAAGTGGTTGAGGCACTTCCAGTAGAAGTTAAGCCCAAAGTGGTTGAGGCTATTCCAGTAGAAGTTAAGCCCAAAGTGGTTGAGGCTCTTCCAGTAGAAGTTAAACCAGTAGTCGTTGTGGCCGAACCAATTGAGGTTAAACCCAAAGTGTCTGAGGCCAAGCCAATTGAAGTTAAAGAAAAGCCATTGTTTCCTCTCCCTGATCTGCCAGCCTCTCCCAAAATGGCAGCCTCTCCTGTGTCATTCAAAATTACCTCTCAACCAGCTGCTCCAGCTCCCAAGTCTTTTGCTGAAGCTGTGGCTTGTAGTCCACCTAAAATGGCACCTATGTCTCCCAAGATTGCCCCTGAGCCTCCTACAGTTGAACCTGTGCCTGTGGTGGTTGCTCCACCAACTGAAACCAAGCCTGAGGTCAAGCCCTCAGTGTTTGCACCTCTCcttgataatgatgatgatgatcttcCCCCACTTATCCCCCCTGAGAAGCCAGTTACTATGCCTGTCTTCCAGCCCCCAACAGTTGAGCAGGCTCCACCAAAAGCCGCTCCTGTTGTTGCCACCGTTGCCCCCCCAGCAGCCCCAGAGGCTGCCCCTGCACCTGCCCAGAAGCCTGTGGCAGTGCCTGCCCCCGCTGAAGAACCAGCCCAAAAGCCCACTCCTACACCTGCACCTGCCCCAAAGCCTGCCCCCGCTCCAGAACCAGCCCAAAAGCCCACTCCGGCACCTGCCTCTAAGCCAGCCCCTGCTCCAGAACCAGCCCAAAAGCCCACTCCTACACCTGTAGCTGCCCCAAAGCCTGCCCCCGCTCCTACCCCAGCTCCCACTAAAGCCCCATCAAAACCGGCGCCTGTGATCAAGAACGACAAGGGTATTTCTTTGCctcttctgtttctgtgtgtttctttctcacCCTTTCTGTGTGGCCAGTCTGCCCACGTGCTCAATAGTGCTCCACAGCCCAACGCTCAATATAAAGCTTGACAGAACTAATGTTTTCTATTTTATTATGTTGGTTATAGATTTTTcaattttttatcttttttccccctccaaacTGGCCTGTTTCAGAGAGACAAATGGGATGATGTGTTATGGGTGGTATGGGTTTCTCATTTATTTTGGTTTAATTTTATTATGCATTAGTGAAATAAGTGACACGTATTCCATCCACAatccacattttttttattgcattgcACATCGGCTCATCTCTCCCCATCGTTGCAGAATTCTACGTTTATTCAGACGGTTGTGAATTGTGTTCATGTTCTGCTCACTGCACTGCTCCAGAGTCGCCGCCACGCGCTGAGACTAAAACTGTGTTCTCTGGGCGCCGACAGGGTCTGGCACCGAGTCCGACAGCGATGAGTCCGTGCCCGAGCTGGAGGAACAGGATtccgcacagacacagacggcgCAGGCGCAGGTGAGGACCGCTGACTGGGCTTAAAACAACAGGGCATATTATGGGATATACTGTTGGGCATGTTATGGGATGCTGCCTTATATACTGTCGATCCTGGAGTTGGATGAGCAGATCCATACCATATCTGTGCATGCAGTAACCCACTTTGAAAAAGGGCTATATGGGAACATACATTTAAAAGAACTATAAACCATGCTTTGCTCACCCTGATCAGAACGTAATGGTTTATTTCAAGGTtcaatttcatttttcttttcttttttgttctggTCTGGTTGGTTTTAGTCTGTACCTGCTATTGTCAAacatctgtttgtatgtgtgtgtttctgtgacgTCAAATGACTATTCAAAGATCATATTCGATAAGTCGATACGTATTTGAAGAGAATCTGATGCACCTCCTTCTTGCCATAGCTTGCAGCTGCTGCCGAGATCGACGAGGAGCCAGTCAGCAAAGCAAAACAGAGCCGGAGTGAAAAGAAGGCCAGAAAGGTATGAAACAGGCTAGTCACACTATTGAACATCATTAGTCTCCTGTGCTAATAGGCTAGTCACACTAATGAACATCATTACAGTCTCCTGTGCTAATAGGCTAGTCACACTATTGAACATCATCAGTCTCCTGTGTTAATAGGCTAGTCACATTAATGAACATCATTAGTCTCCTGTGCTAATAGGCTAGTCACACTATTGATCATTGCAGTCTCCCGTGCTAATAGGCTAGTCCCTCTATTGATCATTGCAGTCTCCCGTGCTAATAGGCTAGTCCCACTATTGATCATTAGTCTCCCGTGCTAATAGGCTAGTCACACTATTGAACATCATTACACAGTCTCCTGTGCTAATAGGCTAGTCCCACTATTGATCATTGCAGTCTCCCGTGCTAATAGGCTAGTCACACTATTGAACATCATTAGTCTCCCGTGCTAATAGGCTAGTCCCACTATTGATCATTAGTCTCCTGTGCTAATAGGCTAGTCCCACTATTGATCATTACAGTCTCCCGTGCTAATAGGCTAGTCACACTATTGAACATCATTAGTCTCCTGTGCTAATAGGCTAGTCCCACTATTGATCATTGCAGTCTCCCGTGCTAATAGGCTAGTCCCACTATTGATCATTGCAGTCTCCCGTGCTAATAGGCTAGTCCCACTATTGATCATTGCAGTCTCCCGTGCTAATAGGCTAGTCCCACTATTGATCATTGCAGTCTCCCGTGCGAACAGGCTAGTCACACTATTGAACATCATAACAGTGTTTCCTGTGCTAGTAGGCTAGTCACGTTATTGAACGTCGTTACAGTGTCTTCTGTGCTAGGCTAGTCAAACTATTGAACATCATTGCACAGTGTCTCCTGTGTTAATAGGCTAGTCATACTATTGAACATGACCCTCCTGAGCTTAAATGCTAGTCATACTATTGAACATAATTATTTGAGTGAATCAAAGACGATGTGAAAGCACAGGAGACGATCACCATTAAACTAAAAATCAAAACTTGGGGCAATGAGTTGAGGGCTACATGTCTCCTTCATCTCTGCCCTCCATTCTGCAGGCTATGTCCAAGCTGGGTCTGCGCCAGGTCACTGGAGTTACCAGGGTAACCATCCGCAAGTCCAAGAACATCCTGTTTGTCATCACCAAACCAGACGTGTACAAAAGTCCCGCTTCAGATACCTACATTGTATTTGGTGAGGCTAAGGTAAGAAAAGTAATCCCAGTTCAATGCTAAAAAGCGATCACTTGTGGTGTTTGGAATGTCTTGCCCTCTGTGATGATGTAACAGTATGACTTTCGTTCTTCTGAGTTTGCTGAAGCCAAATCCATCTGTGCTGAGGGGGAAGAGTCCTATTTCATGTGTGTCTTTGGACTCCATTGCCAAACCTGTAAAGTTATGAGGATGTGACTTGAGCGCTTTTCTACCCTTTCTCTCACCTCCCCTCAGATTGAGGATCTGTCACAGCAAGCCCAGCTGGCAGCGGCAGAGAAGTTCAAGGTGCAGGGAGAGGCCGTTTCAAACATCCAGGAGAACACACAGACGCCCACCGTACAGGAGGAGAGCGAAGAGGAAGAGGTTGGTCTCTTGTGCCACTCCTTGTTCCTCACTACATCACAATGCTTGGACACCACTTTGAGAGGACCGTACCCCCGCAATTAGTTTAATGtagtttatttgttttgcaagtTACACATGGCCCTAAATTGCACCCTACTTTCATACCCATGTGGTCGAAAATGCAAATTAAGGCTGCAGAGGCTGAGCTGTTTTTGAATTTGCTGATGCACAAGTGTACAGATTCCACTAAGCTTGCTCAGCTGTACAGTGAGTGTGCCTCTACAAAGCACAAGGACTTGGTCAGTGTccttatttacctccgccaaggatgtatatgttttcatcggagACCGGCCGGCGTTTGTCTTAAGTTTTAGTTTTAAGCTAGTTTTAGTTTGTTTTATAAGTGACCTTATTGTTTACATCTTCATTGGTCAGTGTCCTTATTGATGATTATTGATGTCTTCATTTTTAGGTTGACGAGACTGGGGTCGAGGTGAAGGACATTGAACTCGTGATGTCACAAGCCAACGTATCGCGGGCAAAGGCTGTACGGGCCCTGAAGAATAACAACAACGACATCGTCAACGCCATTATGGTAAACACCTGCTGTTATTCATACTGTAGACTTATTGTAACGACATTGTCAACGACATTTTGGCAAACACTTATAGTTATTCATACTATTGACTctttatatagatatatacacaTTGCATGTATGTATTCCTTTGTTTTTCCACCTATACAAGTATGCTAAGAAATAACACACGATATCTACATATCTGTCAGAAATGTCCAGTTAGGGCCACTCTTCGGTGATGACTTAACAGTATGACTTTCGTTCTTCTGAGTCTGCTGAAGCCAAATCCATCTGTGCTGAgaagagtgtttatgtgtgtgtatagatgtgcTATATAAGCCCTGCCTCTCATGCTCAACTCTGTGCTTTTCTTCACAGGAACTGACGATGTAGGAGGGCTCCAGACGGGGATTGAAATGAGATGTTGCTGATTTACTCTATTATTTGTACACTTTATACCCAAGCGAAATAAAGGTGTGGCTTGACAAAAAGTGAACATCCCCTTCACATGGTTTCTTTTGGATGCAGCTGATCCTTACAGACAGTGATGTGTTTTAATGCTAGACACAATATATGAACACATGATGCAATTGCTCCCTAGAACAGCTGTTCTCTTCATGCAATAAAGTGTGAGTGACTTACAGAATGAAGACTAGCTGCAGTAGTGGGTGTGTTCGTGCCTTACAGAATGAAGACTAGCTGCAGTAGTGGGTGTGTTCGTGCCTTTTAAAGAGCTGGTGACATGACCAGGAGCACAAGGCAGAGGGGAAGTAGGCGGTCCTGGATATTCACACAGATAGggttttatttgtattatttattctTTTAAGGCAAGACTCTTCATGTAATGGGAGCAGCATAGTGTCCTTTATGGAACTGCAATCAGTAGGTTCAGTAGTTCTAAATAAAAATGCAAGGCACACATCTTTGTCCTTCACCCTGATTGGCTGGGTTCGGACCAGTTTCTTTCGAAACCAGGGACTGATCCAAGTTGACCGCAATAATTGATGAAAGTCACAACATGTCCTGCTGTTTACTGCCTCCTGTTTCTTGACCAATTCAAATGGTATCAAGAAAGATGgactaatgtaaaaaaaaaaaaaaggtacacAGATTTAACTCAGATACCCTTTATTCAAAAgtgatttcatgaaacatggTTTCAATGGCCTAAATTTCAGGCAAATTGTTAATGTTTATTCAGGACAAAAAAATGCCTGCACAGCCCTCATGACCCACAGTGAACTCCATCACTCTGGCTATGGGGAGACAAATGTCGAGCATCAAGGCAGTGGACCACTGTGGTGTTATCCAGCAGGAAACCATACAGTGCCACCCACTGGACAACCAGCGTCACTCCCAACTGTCTTTGAGGGTGGAGGCTGTGCTTGCCACCGTTAAGGATGAGACCTCTGACCACTGCTTAATTGATTTCAATTTCAGAAACACAGATAACCTAAAGCACATAGTGAAATCCTATAGTGTGACACAAAACCTAAAGCACAGTGAAGTCCTATAGTGAAACAGTTTATGTCTAATGCAAATTATGTCTGGACATGATCCTAACCAACCGACCCCAGTCTTCGATAGCCTCACTCTGAACATCGATGTACAGGGCCTCAGTTATCAGGCTATGGAGAATGCTGCTCTTATCCTAATCCTCTGCAACGCTCTCAAGTCCCTTTACCAACTTATCCTATTTATATaggctgtaggctatatagcccATGTAATATTGTTCTTAATGGACAGCCTTCCCTGTTGAATAAACTGTTAACATCGCCAGAATTCGGTAAAGCAAGTAAACGCACTTGTGATTTAACTGGCGACACAATCAAATCAGAACCACAGTTTCGAGAAAGGAGTCTGACTCTGAAATAACCCGCGCACGCACTACCATCTAGAATGGGTAAATTTACTCGGACAGAGACTGTGATCGCATACCCCTTTAAGACAGATTCAACGTAGCTTTGCGCATCTGGTTTAGCCGTTGACGTCCGTCATCTCTCACGCGGCTCTAAAACAAATCTCATGCGCCATCATCCACCCGCGCCACCATTCCATTCACTCGTCCTCGCGCGCAGAGGCGCACCGCTGTGGCGGGAGTCCTTTGGCGGGGATGAGTATCGCGGAGCAAGCGCGGAGCTACAGGCATCTTTATGAAGGACGCTTCCGCTGAATGGGGTGGGGACATCCAGGTAAGAAGCAACAACTCTGTCATACTGGTTTACAAACAATGCGGGGAAATGCGAATTGAAAATCACTATATTGCTTACTGATGCAGTCTATTTGAGAGGCCTGGATTGTGAAGTGGAGTTCTAGCCTATATGCCAAGAGGAATATGCGCCTTCAAGGACGTGATGTCATGGAATGGAAGCGTTCACTGAGGTCACGGTGACATTAATACAATGTTACTGTTATTGCTATTTTAAACGTCAGTTTAGTTGTTTGCGCATCTATAGTTGGCGTCGGCCCTGCATGGACCAGATGTTGCAGTATGCACTATGCAGTTGAGTTGGAAATACATGATGATGCAGGTTTGTGccttgggtttgtgtgtgcgtttccatgtgactatgtgtgtctAGAGAGTGCACGTTCATGCAAACTTGTAGACGAACAGTGACGCGTGGTCGTGCTATTTAGTCTCCCCCATGTCTTTTTCAGCCTAAATCTATTTgaacgtagcctaggctattccATGACGCTGAGCATTAGGTTGACTGAAAGgtgttttgcatttttgacCTTGCAGGATAAAGGTATTTCAGATTGTCAATTCGTCTGTCCTGAACTTTGTTAAAGCAACAAAATATTATGATTAAGTCATGTGACATGTTGTATCCTAATGCAAATGTAGTTTCGCTCGGTATGGACCAGTGGCTTACATTGCCTGTCAACACAGCACTCCGCATCAGCTGTAGGCTAAGTCCATTTAGTGCCATGGAGCATTTTCTGACTCTCACGGAGAGCACTTCCCATGCACACGCGCAGCAAGCCAATCGCAGCTCAGGCGCTGCGCATGTTGGAGTCGACTGTAGTGGGGAAATGAtccgtctccatggcaacatccGTCATCCCCAGCATGGTGTTTGGCACCAGCCGATCCGCTCCTGTCCAATGCTCACACCCCTCTCAGGCTGCTGCCTCTCGGCAGGAGTGTGGTGTCAATATCACCGAGAATATGTGCTGCTCTGAGGCTTTAAAGGGACAGCATGGAGGATAAGAAGGGCGTGGACATGTCTCGATTACAGACATCCACTTCTAGTaggatatgtgcatgtgttagtCTGTGGCTCTCAAGGGACACTTCtaggatgtgtgtctgtggctgttaACATCTGCATTAAAttgattttgataacgtgttcaCTAACTTTACAGTGTCTGTCGTGCAGTTAATCAACCACCGGGCCTCGGGACTTTCCAAACCGGGCCGTGCGACATGACGAGAAAAAAAACTCAATGTGCAAACTCAATGTGCAAACTCAATGTGCTTCGCATAAATGGCACGCATTTGTATGTCCTTCTTTACGCTTCTCACATCCTCTCAAAGGAACTCTGGATCTCATTCATAGTGACCACTGGGTCCTTGTTACCTGTCTGACCAAAGCTCCTCATCCCGGAACACTCAGTTTGGCTGAGCGACCAGATGGAGGCTACTGTGCTCTCTGCCACTCTTAATGCTCCAGTTCACGTGATGTTTCCCCTGGACTTTGCTCTTtagggtttgtgtttgtggacaTTATTATGGTCTTTAGGGtgactgtttgtatgtgtggacattattatgtgtgtgtgtgtgtgtgtgtgtgtggacattattatgtgtgtgtgtgtgtgtgtgtgtgtgtgtggacattattatgtgtgtgtgtgtgtgtgtgtgtgtgtgtgtgtggacattattatgtgtgtgtgtgtgtgtgtgtggacattattatgtgtgtgtgtgtgtgtgtgtttgtgtgtgtgtggtgtgtgtggacattatTATGTTGGC from Sardina pilchardus chromosome 7, fSarPil1.1, whole genome shotgun sequence encodes the following:
- the naca gene encoding nascent polypeptide-associated complex subunit alpha isoform X3 yields the protein MPGEATETVPVTEQELQQPQVETASGVLSATISPEAAVPEITKTVSLEASIGASEATAVADQPAESPAAPAEVAQGQENGDVLAEQVPEASVTSEEQPPSDVTLEQATEDTATVPAAATEETATLPAASTEETATVPAASAEVCVSSDVPAQDSEVVTAEDSIAKEEVPATEVLMEATEELKEAAEDSATEVPMETAQDQDSPKDLSVQEATEPDSAPVAEEPDSVPVAEEPAEVDGPAVSEVDGPAPGPAVSEVDGPAPGPAVSEVDGPAPGPAVSEVDGPAPGPADSETLSENFKAVSLDPTAEADLTKLEQPPTVTIDIATQNGTPLEKAEPVTIFSQAVQAKAEPNCAGPSLRSRHLSGSGTESDSDESVPELEEQDSAQTQTAQAQLAAAAEIDEEPVSKAKQSRSEKKARKAMSKLGLRQVTGVTRVTIRKSKNILFVITKPDVYKSPASDTYIVFGEAKIEDLSQQAQLAAAEKFKVQGEAVSNIQENTQTPTVQEESEEEEVDETGVEVKDIELVMSQANVSRAKAVRALKNNNNDIVNAIMELTM
- the naca gene encoding nascent polypeptide-associated complex subunit alpha isoform X4, which encodes MPGEATETVPVTEQELQQPQVETGSGTESDSDESVPELEEQDSAQTQTAQAQLAAAAEIDEEPVSKAKQSRSEKKARKAMSKLGLRQVTGVTRVTIRKSKNILFVITKPDVYKSPASDTYIVFGEAKIEDLSQQAQLAAAEKFKVQGEAVSNIQENTQTPTVQEESEEEEVDETGVEVKDIELVMSQANVSRAKAVRALKNNNNDIVNAIMELTM